In Thiofilum sp., the genomic window ATAAAGAGAGCAATCATGTTACCGGATTTAGTACAAGTGACCCAATGGGTCAAGCATGTGGCACAACAGGAAATTGCTCCACGTTTTAATAAAGTTGGTTTTTCTATCAAAACCGACGGGAGTGTCGTTACCGAAGCCGATTTAGCCTGCCACCAAGCCTTAGAGCATCAGTTAGCTCAAGCCTATCCGCATATCGCTTTTTTGAGTGAGGAGATGAGTACGGCGCAACAGCAACAGTTGCTGGAGACTCATGAATGGTTGTGGGTGCTCGATCCTTTGGATGGAACCAGTAACTTTACGGCGGGAATGCCGCTATTTTGTACCTCATTAGCCTTATTACATCAGGGGCAAGTGGTGCAAGCTGTGACTTATGATGTCGTGCGGGATGAAGTTTTTAGCGCTCAATCAGGGCAGGGTGCTTATTTAAATAATACCCGTCTTAAATGTTCAAATAGTGGTTTAAGCCTAAAGCAAGCGGTAGGGATTATTGATTTTAAACGCTTGAAGCCAACCTTGCGCACTAATCTAGTCAATCACATGCCTTTTGGTTCACAACGTAACCTAGGGACGTGTGCTTTAGAGTGGGCTTGGATGGCGGCAGGGCGTGGACAAGTTTATTTACACGGTGGCATGAAACTATGGGACTTAGCGGCAGGTACTTTACTGCTCAAAGAGGCGGGGGGTATGGCTAGCACAGTAGAAGGGCAGCCTATTTCAACCGCTCAAGTAGGTTCGCAATCCACCCTTGCAGCCTCTGATCCGGCTTTATTTCCGATTTGGCAACAAGTGATTGCGGATTACTCGACTGGCGTTGTTCATGGCTAAGCGACCGATTGGGGTGTTTGATTCAGGTCTAGGAGGTTTATCGGTCTTATTAGAGATTGAGCG contains:
- a CDS encoding inositol monophosphatase — its product is MLPDLVQVTQWVKHVAQQEIAPRFNKVGFSIKTDGSVVTEADLACHQALEHQLAQAYPHIAFLSEEMSTAQQQQLLETHEWLWVLDPLDGTSNFTAGMPLFCTSLALLHQGQVVQAVTYDVVRDEVFSAQSGQGAYLNNTRLKCSNSGLSLKQAVGIIDFKRLKPTLRTNLVNHMPFGSQRNLGTCALEWAWMAAGRGQVYLHGGMKLWDLAAGTLLLKEAGGMASTVEGQPISTAQVGSQSTLAASDPALFPIWQQVIADYSTGVVHG